The following are encoded in a window of Ricinus communis isolate WT05 ecotype wild-type chromosome 4, ASM1957865v1, whole genome shotgun sequence genomic DNA:
- the LOC8271813 gene encoding sister-chromatid cohesion protein 3-like — MEYRWNNYPLLLCKFMADKAKIPSFVEIIVHMNLELYSLKRQEQNFKNVLQLMKGSFFKHGEKEALRSCVKAILFCSTESQGELKDFAGNKLKNLEDELIAKLKSAMKEAVGGDEYFLLVNLKRLYELQLSKVVPIESIFEDIVKVIHSFRNVDDDVVSFLLLNMYLHVAWSLQSIVNSETISEAQLSSLLSKCNILFEELEYFLRTPSEETKVNKYSNLLACRVCIILAEAWCLFRHTNFSSKKLESLGCCPDTSVVQKFWELCEQQLNISDETDDEDTNKEYIEKTNRDAVMIAAAKLTASDTVSKESLAPGIISHFVMHGTSVAEIVKHLLTIIKKKDDDISNIFLEALKRAHQWHLEELSKSDGGSVIRKSFQDCKDLAARLSSKFMGAAWNKHRADILKIIKEGIEYAFKNAPKQLSFLESAMLHFVSKLPTPDVLEILKDVQSRTKNVNTDEDPNGWRPYFTFVDNLREKYAKNEGLPDEKEGTNVRCRGRPKKRQNIVPTMQ, encoded by the exons atggaatatagatggaat AACTATCCACTCCTCCTATGCAAATTCATGGCTGACAAAGCAAAAATACCATCATTTGTTGAGATTATTGTGCACATGAACCTAGAGCTTTATTCTCTAAAGAGACAAGAGCAGAATTTCAAAAATGTTCTTCAGCTGATGAAAGGATCATTTTTTAAACATGGGGAGAAGGAGGCACTTAGATCTTGTGTGAAGGCCATTTTGTTTTGTTCTACAGAGAGTCAAGGAGAGTTGAAAGATTTTGCtggtaataaattaaagaatctTGAAGATGAGCTAATTGCTAAGCTTAAATCTGCAATGAAAGAAGCAGTGGGTGGTGAtgaatattttcttcttgtaaatttaaaaaggttaTACGAGCTTCAACTGTCAAAAGTTGTACCCATAGAGAGTATCTTTGAAGATATAGTCAAGGTTATCCACAGTTTCAGAAATGTGGATGATGACGTTGTCAGTTTTCTGCTTCTCAATATGTATCTGCATGTAGCATGGTCGCTGCAGTCTATTGTGAATAGTGAAACTATCTCTGAGGCACAATTATCCTCCCTGCTTTCTAAATGCAATATCTTGTTTGAGGAACTTGAGTACTTTCTTAGGACACCTTCAGAAGAAACAAAAGTTAACAAGTACTCGAATCTCCTAGCTTGCAGGGTTTGTATTATACTTGCAGAGGCCTGGTGTTTGTTTAGACACAcaaatttttcttcaaaaaagCTGGAAAGCTTAGGATGTTGTCCAGATACATCTGTTGTTCAAAAATTCTGGGAACTTTGTGAACAGCAGCTCAACATTTCAGATGAGACAGATGATGAAGACACAAACAAAGAGTACATTGAGAAGACAAATAGAGATGCAGTTATGATAGCTGCAGCAAAGTTGACTGCTAGTGATACAGTTTCCAAGGAATCTCTTGCCCCTGGGATCATTTCTCACTTTGTGATGCATGGAACAAGTGTTGCAGAGATAGTCAAGCATCTACTCactattataaagaaaaaagatgatgatatttccaatatttttctagaagcattgaaAAGGGCCCATCAATGGCATTTGGAGGAACTTTCTAAAAGTGATGGTGGATCAGTTATACGAAAATCTTTTCAAGACTGCAAGGACCTGGCAGCTCGACTTTCTAGCAAATTCATGGGTGCTGCTTGGAACAAGCATAGAGCAGAcatcttaaaaattatcaagGAGGGCATTGAATATGCTTTCAAAAACGCTCCAAAACAGCTATCTTTTCTGGAAAGTGCCATGCTGCATTTTGTGTCCAAACTTCCAACACCTGATGTCTTGGAAATTCTAAAAGATGTTCAAAGTAGAACAAAGAATGTAAACACTGATGAAGATCCCAATGGTTGGCGTCCTTACTTCACATTTGTTGACAACTTACGAGAGAAGTATGCAAAGAATGAAGGGTTGCCAGATGAGAAAGAGGGGACTAATGTAAGATGCAGGGGTCGTCCAAAGAAGCGGCAAAACATAGTTCCAACTATGCAGTAA